In the Telopea speciosissima isolate NSW1024214 ecotype Mountain lineage chromosome 2, Tspe_v1, whole genome shotgun sequence genome, one interval contains:
- the LOC122651545 gene encoding sm-like protein LSM7 isoform X1: MISLPQNGGISFLLLFLLIESLLAGVGVHTAVAVFDHLQFTNFHLKDRKALRENKIMSGRKETVLDLAKFVDKGVQVKLTGGRQVTGTLKGYDQLLNLVLDEAIEYLRDPDDPLKTTDQHRRLGLIVCRGTAVMLVSPTDGTDEIANPFIQPDGA, from the exons atgATTTCTTTGCCACAGAATGGAGGCATTTCGTTTCTATTATTGTTTTTA TTGATTGAGTCTCTGCTTGCAGGTGTTGGTGTTCACACTGCGGTAGCAGTATTTGATCACCTACAGTTTACTAATTTCCACCTGAAAGATCGAAAGGCACtcagagaaaataaaatcatg TCAGGCCGCAAAGAAACAGTACTTGATCTGGCAAAATTTGTTGACAAGGGCGTCCAAGTGAAGCTAACTGGTGGAAGACAAG TGACAGGGACTTTGAAGGGATATGACCAGTTACTAAACCTCGTGCTGGATGAAGCTATAGAGTACCTAAGAG ATCCAGATGATCCACTGAAGACTACTGATCAGCACCGGCGTCTTGGACTAATA GTTTGTAGGGGGACTGCAGTGATGCTCGTATCCCCAACTGATGGCACAGATGAGATTGCCAACCCTTTTATCCAGCCAGACGGGGCTTAG
- the LOC122651022 gene encoding uncharacterized protein LOC122651022: MATPLPPSTPIVSTWTAPPLGSFKLNCDVSWNPRNNRSGLGFLIQNHLSETQVAISIPSMFNDILVGEEMAIRDGLLEALSEGSYTLVVGTDNQDDIFYLRDFTKIPTLSIRSIVIDIKHLITYFDHVSFQYIPREANVVVDSLARRALSLTYGIVCPIPIPVFLLLQSHIPGV, translated from the coding sequence ATGGCTACTCCATTGCCTCCATCAACCCCCATAGTCTCAACTTGGACGGCCCCTCCTCTTGGTAGTTTCAAGCTCAACTGTGATGTCTCATGGAATCCAAGAAATAATCGAAGTGGTTTGGGTTTTCTAATTCAAAATCATCTTAGTGAGACTCAAGTAGCTATATCAATCCCTTCTATGTTCAATGACATTTTAGTTGGAGAGGAAATGGCTATTAGGGATGGGTTACTTGAAGCTCTTTCAGAAGGATCCTATACGTTGGTGGTGGGGACTGACAACCAAGATGACATCTTTTATCTGCGTGATTTCACGAAAATTCCGACCCTTTCAATTAGGTCAATTGTCATTGATATTAAACATTTGATTACTTATTTTGACCATGTTTCATTTCAGTATATTCCAAGGGAAGCCAATGTTGTGGTTGATTCCCTTGCCAGGAGGGCTCTATCTCTTACGTATGGAATAGTTTGCCCAATTCCGATCCCTGTGTTTCTATTGCTTCAATCTCATATCCCAGGAGTGTAA
- the LOC122651545 gene encoding sm-like protein LSM7 isoform X2, with amino-acid sequence MISLPQNGGISFLLLFLLIESLLAGVGVHTAVAVFDHLQFTNFHLKDRKALRENKIMSGRKETVLDLAKFVDKGVQVKLTGGRQGTLKGYDQLLNLVLDEAIEYLRDPDDPLKTTDQHRRLGLIVCRGTAVMLVSPTDGTDEIANPFIQPDGA; translated from the exons atgATTTCTTTGCCACAGAATGGAGGCATTTCGTTTCTATTATTGTTTTTA TTGATTGAGTCTCTGCTTGCAGGTGTTGGTGTTCACACTGCGGTAGCAGTATTTGATCACCTACAGTTTACTAATTTCCACCTGAAAGATCGAAAGGCACtcagagaaaataaaatcatg TCAGGCCGCAAAGAAACAGTACTTGATCTGGCAAAATTTGTTGACAAGGGCGTCCAAGTGAAGCTAACTGGTGGAAGACAAG GGACTTTGAAGGGATATGACCAGTTACTAAACCTCGTGCTGGATGAAGCTATAGAGTACCTAAGAG ATCCAGATGATCCACTGAAGACTACTGATCAGCACCGGCGTCTTGGACTAATA GTTTGTAGGGGGACTGCAGTGATGCTCGTATCCCCAACTGATGGCACAGATGAGATTGCCAACCCTTTTATCCAGCCAGACGGGGCTTAG
- the LOC122651545 gene encoding sm-like protein LSM7 isoform X3 — protein MSGRKETVLDLAKFVDKGVQVKLTGGRQVTGTLKGYDQLLNLVLDEAIEYLRDPDDPLKTTDQHRRLGLIVCRGTAVMLVSPTDGTDEIANPFIQPDGA, from the exons atg TCAGGCCGCAAAGAAACAGTACTTGATCTGGCAAAATTTGTTGACAAGGGCGTCCAAGTGAAGCTAACTGGTGGAAGACAAG TGACAGGGACTTTGAAGGGATATGACCAGTTACTAAACCTCGTGCTGGATGAAGCTATAGAGTACCTAAGAG ATCCAGATGATCCACTGAAGACTACTGATCAGCACCGGCGTCTTGGACTAATA GTTTGTAGGGGGACTGCAGTGATGCTCGTATCCCCAACTGATGGCACAGATGAGATTGCCAACCCTTTTATCCAGCCAGACGGGGCTTAG
- the LOC122651544 gene encoding TPR repeat-containing thioredoxin TTL1-like isoform X2 gives MSYSDKPKPEKGLDSLSDQLRSALSCEDNKPDSKQLDLGSPVSPLTTRRSGRGGRATSGLTTTSSSSSSSGSVSGKTANPAVVKRSDVGRKSHSGELSGSSGSSPTAAESTRSGSATRNYKPGHARSNSGGAPLIYSGGSVASGGGCGGSVNSPTVNVLPPTGNICPSGKILKTGMATKSSPRRDVLGSGTGNYGHGSIMRGGVSGGKLGGGSSSGGEASPANVTGNKQFAGESMTMKNAMGASWDLETVTKAGNEQYKKGNLLEALSLYDRAISISPGNAACRNNRAAALATLGRLTEAVKECEAAVRLDPAYGRAHQRLASLHLRLGQVENAWKHLCFPGQQPDPVELQKLKAMERHLKRCADARKMGDWKNLLKEVDAAIAAGGDYSPQLFACRVEAFLKLHHLEDADSGLSSIPKFEPATSSCSQTTFCGFYSEAYLYFVRAQVDMTMGRFENAVAAAEKAVQLDPGSFEIAVMLNNVKLVASARARGNDLFKAGMFDEACSAYVEGFKGDPFNSVLHCNRAACWSKLGQWERSIDDCNQALRIRPKYTKALLRRAASYLQLERWAESVRDYEVLRKELPGDNEVAEALFHAQVALKNSRGEEVYNMKFGGEVEKVLGLDQFRAEISSPGVSVVHFKAASNKQCEQISPFVDTLCHRYPSVNFVKVDVEESPEVAKAENVRIVPTFKIYKKGSRVKEMICPTPQVLESSVRHYSL, from the exons ATGTCATATTCAGACAagcccaaacccgaaaaagggTTGGATTCCCTCTCTGATCAGTTACGCTCCGCTTTGAGTTGCGAAGACAACAAACCTGATTCCAAACAACTCGATCTGGGCTCGCCGGTTTCGCCATTGACGACTCGTAGGTCGGGACGCGGTGGCCGTGCTACCAGTGGATTGACGACTACTAGCAGCAGTTCTAGCTCGTCTGGTTCGGTTTCAGGGAAAACTGCGAACCCCGCAGTAGTCAAAAGATCCGATGTTGGTCGAAAGAGCCACTCAGGCGAGCTATCGGGCTCGAGCGGAAGCAGTCCAACTGCGGCGGAGAGCACACGATCCGGCTCTGCGACCCGTAATTACAAGCCTGGTCATGCCAGATCTAATTCCGGCGGCGCCCCATTAATCTATTCGGGCGGAAGCGTCGCCAGCGGTGGCGGCTGTGGAGGCTCCGTTAATTCGCCCACTGTGAATGTACTTCCCCCGACTGGAAACATTTGTCCATCAGGAAAGATTTTGAAGACTGGAATGGCGACTAAGAGCTCTCCAAGAAGGGACGTTCTTGGCTCTGGCACTGGGAACTACGGGCATGGTAGTATAATGCGGGGCGGCGTTAGTGGTGGAAAATTGGGCGGTGgtagtagtagtggtggtgaagCGAGTCCAGCCAATGTAACGGGTAATAAACAATTCGCGGGGGAATCAATGACGATGAAAAACGCTATGGGGGCGAGTTGGGATTTAGAGACGGTGACGAAGGCAGGCAATGAGCAGTACAAGAAGGGAAATTTGTTAGAAGCGCTGTCTCTTTATGATCGAGCGATTTCGATATCTCCGGGCAATGCAGCATGTCGAAATAACAGGGCAGCTGCATTGGCGACTCTTGGTAGGTTAACCGAGGCCGTGAAGGAATGCGAAGCGGCTGTCAGGCTGGATCCTGCTTATGGCAGGGCCCATCAGCGTTTGGCATCTCTGCATCTGCG ACTAGGGCAGGTTGAAAATGCCTGGAAACACCTGTGTTTTCCTGGGCAGC AGCCTGATCCGGTGGAGTTACAAAAGTTGAAGGCTATGGAGAGGCATCTGAAGAGATGTGCTGATGCCCGGAAGATGGGTGATTGGAAGAATTTATTGAAGGAAGTTGATGCTGCCATTGCAGCTGGAGGAGACTATTCTCCTCAG CTCTTTGCATGTAGAGTAGAAGCGTTCTTGAAGCTTCACCATCTGGAGGATGCAGACTCTGGCCTTTCAAGCATCCCTAAATTCGAACCAGCTACCTCTTCATGTTCACAGACCACGTTCTGTGGATTCTATTCCGAAGCTTACCTGTACTTTGTCCGTGCCCAGGTTGACATGACAATGGGGAG GTTTGAGAATGCAGTTGCTGCAGCTGAGAAAGCTGTGCAGCTTGATCCCGGTAGCTTTGAAATTGCAGTGATGCTGAACAATGTGAAGTTAGTGGCAAGTGCCCGTGCCCGGGGTAATGATCTCTTCAAAGCTGGGATGTTTGATGAAGCCTGCTCAGCATATGTTGAGGGCTTCAAGGGTGATCCTTTCAACTCTGTCCTTCATTGCAATAGAGCAGCATGTTGGTCTAAACTTGGGCAGTGGGAGAGATCCATTGATGACTGTAACCAAGCTCTCAGGATCCGGCCCAAATACACTAAGGCCCTTCTTCGACGGGCTGCCTCATATCTACAG CTAGAACGATGGGCTGAATCTGTGAGGGACTATGAAGTTTTGAGAAAGGAACTTCCAGGTGATAACGAGGTTGCAGAAGCTTTATTCCATGCCCAAGTTGCATTAAAGAACTCCCGAGGAGAGGAAGTTTATAACATGAAATTTGGTGGTGAGGTGGAGAAAGTATTAGGTCTTGATCAATTTAGAGCTGAAATATCTTCACCTG GTGTTTCAGTAGTGCACTTCAAGGCAGCATCAAACAAGCAGTGTGAGCAGATATCTCCCTTTGTGGACACTCTATGTCACCGGTATCCATCTGTGAATTTTGTCAAG GTTGACGTCGAGGAGAGCCCAGAGGTAGCTAAGGCAGAGAATGTTAGAATTGTTCCAACATTCAAGATTTACAAGAAAGGTAGCAGAGTTAAGGAGATGATCTGCCCTACTCCTCAGGTTTTGGAGTCCTCGGTGAGGCATTACAGTCTCTAG
- the LOC122651544 gene encoding TPR repeat-containing thioredoxin TTL1-like isoform X1, which yields MSYSDKPKPEKGLDSLSDQLRSALSCEDNKPDSKQLDLGSPVSPLTTRRSGRGGRATSGLTTTSSSSSSSGSVSGKTANPAVVKRSDVGRKSHSGELSGSSGSSPTAAESTRSGSATRNYKPGHARSNSGGAPLIYSGGSVASGGGCGGSVNSPTVNVLPPTGNICPSGKILKTGMATKSSPRRDVLGSGTGNYGHGSIMRGGVSGGKLGGGSSSGGEASPANVTGNKQFAGESMTMKNAMGASWDLETVTKAGNEQYKKGNLLEALSLYDRAISISPGNAACRNNRAAALATLGRLTEAVKECEAAVRLDPAYGRAHQRLASLHLRLGQTENARKHLFLPGQKPDPVELQKLKAMERHLKRCADARKMGDWKNLLKEVDAAIAAGGDYSPQLFACRVEAFLKLHHLEDADSGLSSIPKFEPATSSCSQTTFCGFYSEAYLYFVRAQVDMTMGRFENAVAAAEKAVQLDPGSFEIAVMLNNVKLVASARARGNDLFKAGMFDEACSAYVEGFKGDPFNSVLHCNRAACWSKLGQWERSIDDCNQALRIRPKYTKALLRRAASYLQLERWAESVRDYEVLRKELPGDNEVAEALFHAQVALKNSRGEEVYNMKFGGEVEKVLGLDQFRAEISSPGVSVVHFKAASNKQCEQISPFVDTLCHRYPSVNFVKVDVEESPEVAKAENVRIVPTFKIYKKGSRVKEMICPTPQVLESSVRHYSL from the exons ATGTCATATTCAGACAagcccaaacccgaaaaagggTTGGATTCCCTCTCTGATCAGTTACGCTCCGCTTTGAGTTGCGAAGACAACAAACCTGATTCCAAACAACTCGATCTGGGCTCGCCGGTTTCGCCATTGACGACTCGTAGGTCGGGACGCGGTGGCCGTGCTACCAGTGGATTGACGACTACTAGCAGCAGTTCTAGCTCGTCTGGTTCGGTTTCAGGGAAAACTGCGAACCCCGCAGTAGTCAAAAGATCCGATGTTGGTCGAAAGAGCCACTCAGGCGAGCTATCGGGCTCGAGCGGAAGCAGTCCAACTGCGGCGGAGAGCACACGATCCGGCTCTGCGACCCGTAATTACAAGCCTGGTCATGCCAGATCTAATTCCGGCGGCGCCCCATTAATCTATTCGGGCGGAAGCGTCGCCAGCGGTGGCGGCTGTGGAGGCTCCGTTAATTCGCCCACTGTGAATGTACTTCCCCCGACTGGAAACATTTGTCCATCAGGAAAGATTTTGAAGACTGGAATGGCGACTAAGAGCTCTCCAAGAAGGGACGTTCTTGGCTCTGGCACTGGGAACTACGGGCATGGTAGTATAATGCGGGGCGGCGTTAGTGGTGGAAAATTGGGCGGTGgtagtagtagtggtggtgaagCGAGTCCAGCCAATGTAACGGGTAATAAACAATTCGCGGGGGAATCAATGACGATGAAAAACGCTATGGGGGCGAGTTGGGATTTAGAGACGGTGACGAAGGCAGGCAATGAGCAGTACAAGAAGGGAAATTTGTTAGAAGCGCTGTCTCTTTATGATCGAGCGATTTCGATATCTCCGGGCAATGCAGCATGTCGAAATAACAGGGCAGCTGCATTGGCGACTCTTGGTAGGTTAACCGAGGCCGTGAAGGAATGCGAAGCGGCTGTCAGGCTGGATCCTGCTTATGGCAGGGCCCATCAGCGTTTGGCATCTCTGCATCTGCG GTTAGGGCAAACTGAAAATGCCCGAAAACACTTGTTTTTACCTGGGCAGAAGCCTGATCCGGTGGAGTTACAAAAGTTGAAGGCTATGGAGAGGCATCTGAAGAGATGTGCTGATGCCCGGAAGATGGGTGATTGGAAGAATTTATTGAAGGAAGTTGATGCTGCCATTGCAGCTGGAGGAGACTATTCTCCTCAG CTCTTTGCATGTAGAGTAGAAGCGTTCTTGAAGCTTCACCATCTGGAGGATGCAGACTCTGGCCTTTCAAGCATCCCTAAATTCGAACCAGCTACCTCTTCATGTTCACAGACCACGTTCTGTGGATTCTATTCCGAAGCTTACCTGTACTTTGTCCGTGCCCAGGTTGACATGACAATGGGGAG GTTTGAGAATGCAGTTGCTGCAGCTGAGAAAGCTGTGCAGCTTGATCCCGGTAGCTTTGAAATTGCAGTGATGCTGAACAATGTGAAGTTAGTGGCAAGTGCCCGTGCCCGGGGTAATGATCTCTTCAAAGCTGGGATGTTTGATGAAGCCTGCTCAGCATATGTTGAGGGCTTCAAGGGTGATCCTTTCAACTCTGTCCTTCATTGCAATAGAGCAGCATGTTGGTCTAAACTTGGGCAGTGGGAGAGATCCATTGATGACTGTAACCAAGCTCTCAGGATCCGGCCCAAATACACTAAGGCCCTTCTTCGACGGGCTGCCTCATATCTACAG CTAGAACGATGGGCTGAATCTGTGAGGGACTATGAAGTTTTGAGAAAGGAACTTCCAGGTGATAACGAGGTTGCAGAAGCTTTATTCCATGCCCAAGTTGCATTAAAGAACTCCCGAGGAGAGGAAGTTTATAACATGAAATTTGGTGGTGAGGTGGAGAAAGTATTAGGTCTTGATCAATTTAGAGCTGAAATATCTTCACCTG GTGTTTCAGTAGTGCACTTCAAGGCAGCATCAAACAAGCAGTGTGAGCAGATATCTCCCTTTGTGGACACTCTATGTCACCGGTATCCATCTGTGAATTTTGTCAAG GTTGACGTCGAGGAGAGCCCAGAGGTAGCTAAGGCAGAGAATGTTAGAATTGTTCCAACATTCAAGATTTACAAGAAAGGTAGCAGAGTTAAGGAGATGATCTGCCCTACTCCTCAGGTTTTGGAGTCCTCGGTGAGGCATTACAGTCTCTAG